The following are encoded together in the Fusarium keratoplasticum isolate Fu6.1 chromosome 1, whole genome shotgun sequence genome:
- a CDS encoding Mediator of RNA polymerase II transcription subunit 18: MYEVFLTAIVDDSSFGPACAVLSGLCGMRPWESFQRVLYFHGPPRAGGMTHQANVDKPMRKDATFLWKEISQNLLRQSYVIQARYDIAKERQTAPMDLIATPGMLRWTDFPEPPHGRPMLTQRKKIEIWDQRNLPLVMRDNNYQFKTEIIEEVHRFYRDDVEFCLFRSYFLHPQNRYVSVESKTEQFPPLDSLPPLDSLVPIDMEKRWFLHVKTHVMSDNKPDDLRKAQDQLLAIRAELEGVFDFRSIDRKVYDTRIAQQAQGIQALPQKVVIGRN; the protein is encoded by the exons ATGTACGAGGTCTTCCTTACAGCAATCGTGGATGACAGCAGCTTTGGCCCAGCATGCGCTGTCCTGAGCGGCCTCTGCGGCATGCGCCCATGGGAGAGCTTCCAGCGGGTGCTCTACTTTCACGGACCCCCCAGAGCCGGTGGCATGACGCACCAAGCGAATGTCGACAAGCCCATGCGCAAGGATGCCACCTTCTTGTGGAAAGAGATTAGCCAGAACTTGCTTCGACAGTCGTACGTCATCCAAGCGCGTTACGATATTGCCAAAGAGCGTCAAACGGCTCCTATGGATCTCATTGCGACACCTGGAATGCTGCGGTGGACCGACTTTCCTGAGCCGCCTCATGGTCGACCCATGCTTACCCAGCGCAAGAAGATTGAGATTTGGGATCAAAGGAACCTGCCTCTAGTAATGCGCGACAATAATTACCA GTTCAAGACAGAGATCATAGAGGAGGTCCACCGCTTCTACCGCGACGACGTCGAGTTCTGTCTCTTCCGCTCTTATTTCCTTCACCCGCAAAACAGATATGTCTCTGTCGAATCAAAGACGGAACAATTCCCCCCGTTGGATTCTCTACCGCCCTTGGACTCGCTTGTGCCGATCGACATGGAGAAGCGCTGGTTCCTCCATGTCAAGACGCATGTCATGTCAGACAACAAGCCTGACGACCTTCGAAAGGCGCAGGACCAGCTCTTGGCGATCAGGGCAGAGCTGGAAGGCGTCTTTGACTTTAGATCTATTGACCGCAAGGTTTATGATACCAGGATAGCTCAACAGGCACAGGGGATCCAGGCCTTGCCTCAGAAGGTGGTCATCGGCAGGAATTGA